The Deltaproteobacteria bacterium HGW-Deltaproteobacteria-6 genome has a segment encoding these proteins:
- the lepB gene encoding signal peptidase I translates to MKEQEALPVKEKSKIREYIEAILTAILIAAFIISFVVQAFKIPSGSMIPTLLIGDHLFVNKFIYGVKIPFFRKTIIPITDPKKEDVIVFIFPQDRSKDFIKRVIGTAGDKIEMKNKKLFINNQAYADPFGVYDDDNIYPADVQPRDNFGPVVVPPNSLFVMGDNRDHSLDSRFWGFVDLKDVQGKAFILYWSWNAEEKNVRWTRLAKLIK, encoded by the coding sequence ATGAAAGAACAAGAAGCATTACCGGTAAAAGAAAAATCAAAAATCAGAGAATATATTGAAGCGATCCTGACGGCGATCCTGATCGCCGCCTTTATCATTTCTTTTGTGGTCCAGGCGTTTAAAATACCGTCCGGCTCCATGATTCCGACGTTGCTGATCGGCGACCATCTTTTCGTTAATAAATTTATCTACGGTGTGAAAATCCCGTTTTTCAGAAAAACGATCATTCCGATTACCGACCCGAAAAAAGAAGATGTGATCGTTTTTATATTTCCTCAGGACCGATCCAAAGATTTTATCAAGCGCGTGATCGGCACTGCCGGCGATAAAATTGAAATGAAGAATAAAAAACTCTTTATCAACAATCAGGCGTACGCGGATCCTTTCGGCGTTTATGATGATGATAACATTTATCCGGCCGACGTGCAGCCGCGCGATAATTTCGGTCCGGTGGTCGTTCCCCCCAATTCTCTTTTTGTCATGGGGGATAATCGCGATCATAGCCTGGACAGCCGTTTCTGGGGCTTTGTCGATTTGAAGGACGTTCAGGGCAAGGCATTTATTCTTTACTGGTCATGGAATGCGGAAGAAAAAAATGTCCGCTGGACCCGTCTGGCCAAGCTGATCAAATAA
- the prpE gene encoding propionyl-CoA synthetase (catalyzes the formation of propionyl-CoA using propionate as a substrate; PrpE from Ralstonia solanacearum can produce acetyl-, propionyl-, butyryl- and acrylyl-coenzyme A, and Salmonella enterica produces propionyl- and butyryl-coenzyme A; not expressed in Escherichia coli when grown on propionate/minimal media; ATP-dependent): protein MSDSLKYRDVYEQSINRPDVFWGRAGEAIQWTKPWDKVLDDSRKPFYRWFVGGELNTCYNALDYQVESGRKDQTAVIYDSPVTGTVKKITYGELLSLVSRFAGALTGLGVTKGDTVIIYMPMIPEAVVAMLACARIGAVHSVVFGGFAPNELAIRIDDAQPKVMISASCGIEGKKTLAYKPLLDEAIKIAAHKPEKCIIYQRPQVQAELTPGRDLDWTALMEDARAVPCVPVLATDPLYILYTSGTTGKPKGVLRDNGGHAVALKWSMKHIYDIRPGEVFWAASDVGWVVGHSYIVYAPLLYGCTTILYEGKPVGTPDPGAFWRVISQHGVSVLFTAPTAFRAIKKEDPNGDYLKKYNIACLRYLFLAGERLDPDTYHWAGDMLKIPVVDHWWQTETGWPIAANCMGIEPFPIKAGSPTKPVPGYNVQILDMDGNVLPDGEEGAVVIKLPLPPGCLPTLWKDDKRYLEYVTERPGYYVTGDGGRFDTDGYVYIMGRIDDVINVAGHRLSTGSMEEIVSRHQDVAECAVLGADDQLKGQVPVGFVVLKAGVDRKPEEIIKELVQMVRNELGALACFKEAAVVKALPKTRSGKILRSTMRKIVDGKDYVVPSTIDDPAVLPAIAESARTIGYGKK, encoded by the coding sequence ATGTCTGATTCGTTGAAATACAGAGATGTATATGAGCAGTCTATCAACCGGCCCGACGTTTTCTGGGGGAGAGCAGGAGAAGCCATCCAGTGGACGAAGCCCTGGGATAAAGTTCTGGACGACAGCCGCAAACCTTTCTACCGGTGGTTTGTGGGCGGCGAACTCAATACCTGTTATAATGCTCTGGATTACCAGGTGGAATCAGGCCGGAAAGATCAGACCGCCGTTATATACGACAGTCCCGTCACCGGCACCGTTAAAAAGATCACCTACGGAGAACTCCTCAGCCTGGTCTCCCGATTTGCGGGCGCTCTGACCGGATTAGGCGTCACGAAAGGCGACACGGTTATTATCTATATGCCGATGATTCCGGAAGCCGTGGTGGCGATGCTGGCGTGCGCGCGCATCGGCGCCGTACACTCCGTGGTTTTCGGCGGATTTGCCCCCAACGAGCTGGCCATCCGCATAGACGACGCCCAACCCAAAGTGATGATATCCGCCTCCTGCGGCATCGAAGGAAAAAAGACTCTGGCCTACAAACCGCTTTTGGATGAAGCGATTAAGATTGCCGCCCACAAACCGGAGAAATGCATCATCTACCAGCGCCCGCAGGTGCAGGCTGAGTTGACGCCCGGCCGCGACCTGGACTGGACGGCGTTGATGGAAGACGCCAGGGCCGTTCCCTGCGTGCCGGTTCTGGCGACTGATCCGCTTTACATTCTTTACACCTCGGGAACCACCGGCAAACCCAAAGGCGTCCTGCGCGACAACGGCGGCCATGCCGTGGCCCTGAAATGGTCGATGAAACACATCTATGACATCCGTCCCGGTGAAGTCTTCTGGGCGGCATCCGACGTCGGCTGGGTGGTCGGACATTCTTACATTGTTTACGCGCCATTGCTTTACGGCTGCACCACCATTCTCTATGAAGGCAAACCGGTGGGGACACCCGATCCCGGCGCCTTCTGGCGGGTCATTTCCCAGCACGGCGTATCCGTTCTGTTTACGGCTCCTACCGCCTTCCGGGCCATCAAGAAGGAAGACCCCAACGGGGATTACCTGAAGAAATACAACATTGCCTGTTTAAGATATCTGTTTCTGGCCGGTGAACGCCTTGATCCCGACACCTATCACTGGGCCGGCGACATGCTGAAAATCCCGGTAGTCGATCACTGGTGGCAGACGGAAACCGGCTGGCCGATAGCGGCCAACTGCATGGGCATCGAACCATTTCCGATCAAAGCCGGATCTCCCACCAAGCCGGTTCCCGGCTATAACGTTCAGATTCTGGACATGGACGGCAATGTCCTACCCGACGGAGAGGAAGGCGCCGTGGTGATTAAACTGCCTCTGCCCCCCGGCTGTCTGCCGACCCTCTGGAAAGACGACAAGCGGTATCTGGAATATGTAACCGAAAGACCCGGCTACTATGTTACCGGCGACGGGGGCCGCTTTGATACCGACGGGTATGTCTACATCATGGGGCGGATCGACGATGTCATTAACGTGGCCGGTCACAGGCTTTCCACCGGATCGATGGAAGAAATCGTTTCCAGGCACCAGGACGTCGCGGAATGCGCCGTTCTGGGCGCGGACGATCAACTCAAAGGCCAGGTGCCGGTGGGTTTTGTGGTATTGAAAGCCGGCGTGGACAGAAAGCCCGAGGAGATCATCAAAGAACTGGTGCAGATGGTGCGCAATGAACTGGGGGCGCTGGCCTGCTTCAAGGAAGCCGCCGTCGTGAAGGCTCTCCCCAAGACCCGTTCGGGGAAGATCCTGCGCAGCACGATGCGCAAAATCGTGGACGGCAAGGATTATGTCGTCCCCTCCACGATCGATGATCCGGCTGTTCTGCCGGCCATCGCGGAATCGGCCAGAACAATCGGTTACGGAAAAAAGTAA
- the mutY gene encoding A/G-specific adenine glycosylase produces MIKDAVRIKNLLSRKLLAWYKSHQRPLPWRETSDPYRIWISEIMLQQTQVDTVIPYYHRFLKVFPDVDTLARASLQDVLKVWENLGYYSRARNIHAAARMIVDRFDGRIPDTPDAIKTLPGIGEYSAGAILSIACGQALPAVDGNVRRILSRVLAIRQPVDEPREQMKLRELAAQLVPAERPGDFNQALMDLGATICRAKNPDCPGCPVKSICRARLLDLQNILPVTRKAPAIPRRLASAAVVRNQEDKLLLVQRPATGLLASLWKLPGGLVETGKKMENSLRHSVKKELGVTVRVGKEVACVDHVYTHFRLTLHAYEAVLLKGEPEALGCGGWRWAAPADIRKLPLSKIDRMVIAAIKKGLPFIS; encoded by the coding sequence ATGATTAAAGATGCCGTCAGAATCAAGAATCTTCTGAGTCGTAAATTGCTTGCCTGGTACAAAAGCCATCAGCGTCCGCTTCCCTGGCGGGAAACAAGCGATCCTTACCGTATCTGGATTTCGGAAATCATGCTGCAGCAGACTCAAGTGGATACGGTCATTCCCTACTATCATCGTTTTTTGAAAGTGTTTCCGGATGTTGATACGCTGGCCCGCGCTTCCCTGCAGGATGTCCTCAAGGTTTGGGAGAACCTGGGGTATTATTCACGGGCCAGGAATATTCATGCCGCCGCACGAATGATTGTCGACCGGTTTGACGGCCGGATTCCCGACACACCCGACGCAATCAAAACGCTTCCCGGCATCGGCGAGTATTCCGCCGGCGCGATTTTAAGCATCGCCTGCGGGCAGGCGCTTCCCGCTGTGGACGGCAATGTGCGCAGGATTCTCAGCCGTGTGCTGGCCATCCGCCAGCCGGTAGACGAACCCCGGGAACAAATGAAGTTGAGGGAGTTGGCTGCCCAGCTGGTCCCCGCTGAACGCCCCGGCGATTTTAATCAGGCGCTGATGGATCTCGGCGCAACGATTTGCAGGGCGAAAAATCCCGATTGTCCGGGTTGTCCCGTAAAGTCCATTTGCCGCGCGCGCCTTCTCGATTTACAAAACATTCTGCCGGTCACGCGAAAGGCTCCCGCCATTCCCCGCAGGCTCGCGTCAGCCGCCGTTGTCCGCAATCAGGAAGACAAACTGCTGCTGGTGCAGCGGCCTGCCACCGGATTACTCGCGTCCTTATGGAAATTGCCCGGGGGTTTGGTGGAGACGGGCAAAAAAATGGAGAACAGTTTGCGTCATAGTGTAAAAAAGGAGCTGGGCGTTACCGTCCGTGTGGGGAAGGAGGTAGCTTGCGTGGATCATGTTTACACCCATTTCCGTCTGACGCTGCATGCCTACGAAGCTGTTTTATTGAAAGGCGAACCTGAAGCACTTGGCTGCGGGGGGTGGCGATGGGCAGCACCTGCGGATATAAGGAAACTGCCTTTGTCCAAGATTGACCGGATGGTTATTGCCGCAATAAAAAAAGGTCTGCCGTTCATAAGCTGA
- a CDS encoding tRNA adenosine(34) deaminase TadA, producing MDIITGTRKIFFESIVISLGDNHIRHLPQNQQYDNEKAIKKKKKRHRMLTDINFMNMALDEARKAFDQDEVPVGAVLVQDGHVLAQSHNAPVAGNDASAHAEMLAIRKACAIAGNYRLNGAELFVTLEPCIMCAGAILQARLARVVFGARDPKAGAVCSLYHILTDNRLNHQVDVTEGILREECGEILSRFFREKRIRAESAIK from the coding sequence ATGGATATAATAACCGGCACCAGGAAAATTTTTTTTGAATCCATCGTTATCTCGCTTGGTGATAATCATATACGGCATTTGCCTCAAAATCAACAATATGATAACGAAAAGGCCATAAAGAAGAAAAAGAAGAGGCACCGGATGCTGACGGATATCAATTTCATGAATATGGCGCTTGACGAGGCAAGAAAAGCGTTCGATCAGGACGAGGTGCCGGTCGGCGCGGTGCTGGTGCAGGATGGTCACGTCCTGGCGCAGTCGCATAACGCTCCTGTTGCCGGCAACGATGCCTCGGCACACGCTGAAATGCTGGCGATCCGGAAGGCCTGCGCTATCGCCGGTAATTACCGACTGAACGGCGCAGAGTTGTTTGTGACACTCGAACCCTGCATCATGTGCGCCGGCGCGATTCTTCAGGCCAGACTGGCGCGTGTGGTTTTCGGCGCCCGGGACCCGAAGGCCGGCGCTGTCTGTTCCCTCTACCATATTTTAACTGATAACCGCCTGAATCATCAGGTGGATGTGACGGAGGGAATCCTGCGGGAAGAATGCGGGGAAATTTTGAGTAGATTTTTTAGGGAAAAGAGGATAAGAGCCGAGTCGGCAATTAAATAA